From the genome of Sporosarcina luteola:
GAGTTGTTTCGATAAGAGCAGCATATCCATATCCGTTTCAATCTTCTTTCTCATGCCTGGAGCTAGTTCTCCAATTGACTCAATGACACTTTCAACCGTTCCGTATTCCTTTACGAGTTTCAAAGCGGTTTTCGGGCCGATCCCTTTTACACCCGGATAGCCGTCGCTCGCATCTCCCGTAAACGCCTTCACTTCCACGAACCGCTCCGGTGCAATCTCGTATTCTTCAACAAAACGGTCTTCCGAATAAATATCGTACACATTATAGCCTTTCTTCATGAAAGCGATGCGCACACCTGGACGCAGCAGCTGTAAAAGATCCTTGTCTCCTGTGACGATTGTGATATCCGCCTTGCCTTCCCATTCGCAGACGAGCGAGCCTATCAAATCGTCGGCTTCCATTCCTGGAATTCCATAATTCTTCCAACCGATCAGCTCGGACACTTCCCGCGTCATATCAAATTGCGGTACGAGTTCTGGCGCTGGTGCTGGGCGGTTCGCTTTATATCCATCGAAAAGATCATTCCTGAACGTATGCGCCCCCATATCCCAGCAGACCGCCATATGGGTTGGATTGAAAATCGAAGCTGCAGTCAAAGCATGGCGGGCAAAACCTTGAACGCCATTTGTCGGGACTCCATCATCGTTCGGAAAGAAATGTCCCATTGCGGACGTTGCAAAAAACGATCTGAATAATAAAGCCATGCCGTCTATAAGCAAAATATGTGGTTTATTCTCCACTAAGTTATCCTCCTCAAATCTTTATCTCGTAAACGTACTTTCTCCAATACTTCAATGATAGCAAACTTTGCCTTGTGTTTGAACAGGTTGAGTCGATTTGAACGAATGAGAAGTATTTCCATGAAAAACGAAAACTTCCCGGCAGGAACGAGAACTTTATGGGGATTAATGAGAAGTCTTCTGGATTAATCGAGAACTTATCAACTTGGATTGAGAACACTTGCCAATTAGACGAGAACTGCAGCAAGGGGGCTTCACTTTGAGCGCGAACTGACTTGCTTTGAGCGGCCCTGTACCATTGATCAACAAAAGAGGCTGACTCAGAAAGTCAGTTTTCACCTACCTTCCGCTCAACCTTCGCTGCTCACATATTCAAGTAGTCTGCGATCTTTTCAATATCCGGTCCAAAAACCCGGTCTTCATCAATTGGGGTTACGACATGCAGAAGACCTTCCAACGCCTTCCGTGTTTTCGGCGCCATTTTTTCGACGCCTCGGAACGTGCAGCCGGTCATTGCGCATAATGCTTCGATAGCTAAAACATTTCTGGCATTCTTAATAATTTGCTGTGCATGCCTTGAGCCGATTGTCCCCATCGACACATGATCTTCTTGGTTGCCGGATGAAGGAATTGAGTCGACGGACGCTGGATGCGCCAACGTTTTGTTTTCCGACACAAGGCTTGCTGCCGAGTATTGCAATATCATAGCTCCCGATTGCAGCCCAGGCTGTGGACTAAGGAAAGGTGGCAGGCCTTCATTTAAATGCGGATTGACGAGTCGCTCAATGCGGCGCTCGGAAATATTTGCGAGCTCAGCCACACCGATTTTCAAGAAGTCCATCGCGAATGCGATCGGTTGCCCATGGAAATTCCCTCCGGATACGACAACCTCACCTTCTTCAAAGATGAGCGGATTATCAGTTGCCGCATTCATTTCAATCTCCAGTTTTTCCTTCACATACGAAAGCACTTGCCAGCTCGCTCCATGGACTTGCGGAATACAACGGATTGAATAAGCGTCCTGAACACGCTTTTCCCCCTGCACCGTTGTCAATTGGCTATCATCTAGCCAATCCAACATTCTCGACGCGACATCCACTTGCTCTTTATAACCGCGCGCTTCATGAATGGCGGGATGGAAAGCATCAGTAATTCCATGCAACGCTTCCATTGTCATAGCGGCAATCCATTCGCTGCTGTACGCAAGTTTTTCCGCCTCCAGGTAATTGACTGCGCCTTGCGCGGTCATAGCTTGCGTGCCGTTAATTAACGCAAGCCCCTCCTTTGCTTCAAGGACAATCGGCTCCATCCCGAATTCCCTCCACACTCGCTCAGCCGGAATATGCCCCCCATCACGCCAAACGAACCCTTCCCCTAACAGAACTAGTGCCAAATGGGATAGCGGCGCAAGGTCTCCTGACGCTCCGAGTGATCCTTGCTGCGGGATGACCGGGTGAATTCCGTTATTCACCATGAAAGCAAACCGTTCCAGCACTTCAACCCGGATTCCTGAGAATCCTTTCATTAGCGCATTCAACCGCAGAACGACCATGGCCCGTGAAACAGTTTCAGAAAAATGTTCACCGACGCCGCATGCATGTGAGCGGATCAAGTGCAGCTGCAAAGCCTTCGTATCCTTTTCGTCGATTTTGACATCGCTGAATTTGCCGAAACCGGTATTGATGCCATACACAGTCTTGTCATTCTGAACAATCCTATCGACCGCTTCTCTGCTCTTTTGAACACGTTCCAATGCATTGGCATTTAACACTACCTTATTCCCTTTATATAAAATACCTTCCATTTGTTCGAGTGTAAGAGTAGATCCGGTTAATTCAATCATTCAAACCATCCTTTCGGCTAGAGAATATCATCTGTTACTGTCCATCGTACACGATGCCAAAAGGATTTTGGTGATTTTTACGAAGATTTGTTCTATAGTAATGTGATGTTGTTTTAGTGTGCTGATGTAATGAAAAATCCACGGATAACAATTATCCGTGGATCCAAGCTACTTGATTTTGATTTTTACGTCGCCTTTAATGTAGGACGGATATGCGTGCAATGGAAATTTCAAAGGATTTTTAAATTCCACGTCCGGCAATTCCAGTCCAAAGTAATTGATATCGTCAGCACCGGGGTAAAAGGATCCAGACTTCGGAGAAAGTGCTTTGCCTTCTACATCATAAAAAGTTGAAAACGGGTCATGATAGTACCCTTTTCCGCCTTTCAATTCAATTTCCAAATGCGAGCCAGTTATCTTTAAGTTGTTGAATCTTTCGTCCCTTGGCTGCTTTAAGATCTTTTGCGTCTCTGTGTCGATGATCAATTCGGCTTCGTCTTTATCCATCGCCATCAGCTTGTTGAACTGGAGGTAAAGATGTTGCGTATCCCTGAAATAATTACTTTGCAGGAAGTAACTAATAACAGGGGAATCTTCACTCCAGCTTGCTGATGATCCGTTTTTAATGGCGCTCCATACCTCACCTTTTTCATCCACAATTTGCAAGTCTTCGAATCCGAAGATTTTTTTCGTATTTTCGGCGTCGTATTCTACCTCCACAGCTGTCTTTATTGGTCCAATTGTGATTGAGTGGATGTGGATTTTCTGTCCATCGACGACAACAGTTTTGTTAACTGCATATTGTTCTCTTTTCACGGGTTTCAATTCCACTTTAAAAGGGATTTGAATTGTCTCAATTACTTGACCATCTCTAATGTCATCAGCAAATCGATACTCCAAAATCATTTCTTCTGTCGGCACTGGACCCTTAAATTTAATCTCTGTCGTATTGGTCGCTAATAAGTCATTTTTGGGGTTCCACGACGTACCAAAGGATTGATCATTTGGGATTTCCTTCCCGTCGGTATCGAGTATTCGATATCTATTTAAATATCGTTCAGGGTGCTTTTTATTATTCTCGATTTTTGAAAAGACGATCAAACTCGTTTCATCGGTAATAATGCCTTCGAGTGTGACTTTTACGCCTTCTGTTTCGCCTGTTGTCCCGATAATTTGGTAGTGCTCATTTTCAATTGCCATTTGAATTCCTTTATTGTCTTGGATTAGCTCGACAATTCCTGAAAATCCTGGAATCGATGACACGGCATTTGCAAAGGCAGGAGATACTCGGATAGATGTGACAAAAACGAGCATAAGAATGGCAGCTACAGCTGTAGACCACAAGCCACGTTTTAAAAAGCCACGTTTTTTATTTTCACGATTTCTTTTAGCTGTTTCGAACCCGATTTGTATAGCTTGGTCCAATCGTTCCGCAGGGACTTCCCTCTTCTCAATTTCCTCTTTCCACTTCTTCAATTTTCTTTCCTCTTCCGGCAAGTTGACCCTCCTCCTTTCCATCGAAAAATGATCGTAATGATTTGACTGCTTTATATAACCTTGTTTTCACGGTTCCTTCAGGCGTAGATGTCATATCGGCAATGTCTTTGATTTTGATATCATGGAGATATTTGAGATGCACTAATTGCCGATCTTTTTCTGATAAATGACTAAGTGCCTCTTCCACTTCCATGTATGTGAAATCATCGCTAATCCCTTTTAATTCACCCATGCCTTCATCAAACACATAACGCTTCTTTTTTTGAAGGACGTCATTACAATGATTCATCATAATCCGGATCAGCCATGTCTTTGCATATTCCGGCATGCGCAACGTTTTTATTTTCTCAAAGGCGCGCATTGTCACTTCCTGTACAGCGTCCAACGCGTCATCTTCGTTTTTCAAATAGGCGAGTGCTGTTCTAAAAAGCGCTTCTTTATTCAAAGTGATTAACTGCAAAAACGCCTCATCATCTCCATGAATGGCCCTTTTTGCAATTTCTTGCTCAGTTTCTTGCTCAGCCAATTCCCCACCTCCAATTGCCCTCTATACATTAGACCCCAATACACGAAAAAAGTTTTCATACCCAAGAGTCCAACCCATTTCTTTCATTGTTACATAAGATAGGAGGAATCGCTTGAAGGGAGAGACATGATGACGAATACGAATAATTTCGGGGATGAACAATGGTATCCACAGTTGCCTGAAGGCTATACAGGGGGGGCTGATGGAATGCAAGGACAGGGGATGGGAGGATTTATGCCAGGCACCGGCATGC
Proteins encoded in this window:
- a CDS encoding 5'-3' exonuclease; translation: MENKPHILLIDGMALLFRSFFATSAMGHFFPNDDGVPTNGVQGFARHALTAASIFNPTHMAVCWDMGAHTFRNDLFDGYKANRPAPAPELVPQFDMTREVSELIGWKNYGIPGMEADDLIGSLVCEWEGKADITIVTGDKDLLQLLRPGVRIAFMKKGYNVYDIYSEDRFVEEYEIAPERFVEVKAFTGDASDGYPGVKGIGPKTALKLVKEYGTVESVIESIGELAPGMRKKIETDMDMLLLSKQLAQIHCELDFNDPIEQLSLPDYSEAREHLEEKGYSMIVRQLNSLFPELIA
- the hutH gene encoding histidine ammonia-lyase codes for the protein MIELTGSTLTLEQMEGILYKGNKVVLNANALERVQKSREAVDRIVQNDKTVYGINTGFGKFSDVKIDEKDTKALQLHLIRSHACGVGEHFSETVSRAMVVLRLNALMKGFSGIRVEVLERFAFMVNNGIHPVIPQQGSLGASGDLAPLSHLALVLLGEGFVWRDGGHIPAERVWREFGMEPIVLEAKEGLALINGTQAMTAQGAVNYLEAEKLAYSSEWIAAMTMEALHGITDAFHPAIHEARGYKEQVDVASRMLDWLDDSQLTTVQGEKRVQDAYSIRCIPQVHGASWQVLSYVKEKLEIEMNAATDNPLIFEEGEVVVSGGNFHGQPIAFAMDFLKIGVAELANISERRIERLVNPHLNEGLPPFLSPQPGLQSGAMILQYSAASLVSENKTLAHPASVDSIPSSGNQEDHVSMGTIGSRHAQQIIKNARNVLAIEALCAMTGCTFRGVEKMAPKTRKALEGLLHVVTPIDEDRVFGPDIEKIADYLNM
- a CDS encoding DUF4179 domain-containing protein yields the protein MKKWKEEIEKREVPAERLDQAIQIGFETAKRNRENKKRGFLKRGLWSTAVAAILMLVFVTSIRVSPAFANAVSSIPGFSGIVELIQDNKGIQMAIENEHYQIIGTTGETEGVKVTLEGIITDETSLIVFSKIENNKKHPERYLNRYRILDTDGKEIPNDQSFGTSWNPKNDLLATNTTEIKFKGPVPTEEMILEYRFADDIRDGQVIETIQIPFKVELKPVKREQYAVNKTVVVDGQKIHIHSITIGPIKTAVEVEYDAENTKKIFGFEDLQIVDEKGEVWSAIKNGSSASWSEDSPVISYFLQSNYFRDTQHLYLQFNKLMAMDKDEAELIIDTETQKILKQPRDERFNNLKITGSHLEIELKGGKGYYHDPFSTFYDVEGKALSPKSGSFYPGADDINYFGLELPDVEFKNPLKFPLHAYPSYIKGDVKIKIK
- a CDS encoding sigma-70 family RNA polymerase sigma factor yields the protein MAEQETEQEIAKRAIHGDDEAFLQLITLNKEALFRTALAYLKNEDDALDAVQEVTMRAFEKIKTLRMPEYAKTWLIRIMMNHCNDVLQKKKRYVFDEGMGELKGISDDFTYMEVEEALSHLSEKDRQLVHLKYLHDIKIKDIADMTSTPEGTVKTRLYKAVKSLRSFFDGKEEGQLAGRGKKIEEVERGN